In Saccharicrinis fermentans DSM 9555 = JCM 21142, a genomic segment contains:
- a CDS encoding RNA-directed DNA polymerase codes for MDTVYQQYKKCGVKVKIDVGGSERWSSGFLYATSPKSQYNYVITAKHTFKHSSDDNEVYIEDIDFVEIQCYKQTEFTHYDYIPKKEVADKIILFESDLVIILVRKNSNFEIPYIQVSDIVSGNCKAWAITNANNNRLFPLDFKVSDSEEKLYTIEKWDNSKQLHGCSGSGIISEDRPILNGFIMKYPTEEFQGGFIDAVDISFEQINNKLYNQKLEVLSTIDNKKKRIVGNQLVVDINDVTINGVKLDLQLARNRVISDTYDDWFHDPLNFIDLSHEDFLFEYFRDSFNKEYKVSEAEVFYLPKKSFTLRKAMVIPYADRIFYSALIEVIGKRMDNALSPYVFSARYNKQKHNGLIISGVEQWKKMQYLLKDYSLKYKYVIEIDILNFYDNIDIELLGKKISAVCQTHNERKASKELVKVLKKFADNKSNGIPQNNDVSSLLATFYLNQVDAYMRHHVPAYVRFMDDIRIFCNDKFEARRYLTLIEKELRRLNLSLNGQKTKIINLNPRLKKEKEAIADSYRKAFDLDKSKLSRFSKSRNVSIINEAFHLAIKVLLENVKENPTGSNSNERKLNQAITTIRRCVSKGVNLEKENNITQFIEEAGILMKERPWITPQVCTMIGVLDKKYISRKFWSEAIEIVLDAKFNIYPWQGYHLWLLLAKHKIDDVNLRKYASNYLDSNDETSRPIIAAMMIYMGTIDSDYRRVILRKYNEGFTHGNFQDRIALIVLRAIDSSEVSFNNDKIKAIHESLNYFKDKDLVYIPGEKDDIDIDLELLQIYSL; via the coding sequence ATGGATACAGTTTACCAGCAATATAAGAAATGTGGGGTGAAAGTAAAGATTGACGTAGGTGGTTCTGAACGTTGGTCTTCCGGCTTTTTATATGCTACTTCGCCCAAAAGTCAATATAATTACGTTATCACAGCAAAACATACATTTAAGCATAGCAGTGATGATAATGAAGTATATATTGAGGATATAGACTTTGTTGAAATACAATGTTATAAACAAACAGAATTTACTCATTACGATTATATCCCTAAAAAAGAAGTTGCTGATAAGATAATACTATTCGAAAGTGATTTGGTAATCATATTAGTTCGTAAGAATTCGAATTTTGAAATTCCGTATATTCAAGTGTCAGATATTGTTTCAGGGAATTGTAAGGCATGGGCAATAACCAATGCCAACAACAATAGATTGTTTCCGCTTGATTTTAAAGTAAGTGACTCTGAAGAAAAACTATATACAATTGAAAAATGGGACAACTCAAAACAACTACACGGTTGCTCTGGTTCTGGTATAATATCGGAAGATAGGCCAATATTAAATGGCTTTATTATGAAATATCCAACTGAAGAATTCCAAGGTGGTTTTATAGATGCTGTCGATATTTCTTTTGAGCAAATAAATAACAAACTCTATAATCAAAAGCTAGAAGTATTATCTACAATAGATAATAAGAAAAAACGTATTGTGGGAAATCAATTAGTCGTGGACATTAATGATGTTACGATTAATGGTGTTAAATTGGATTTACAACTTGCCAGAAACAGAGTTATTAGTGATACATATGATGATTGGTTTCACGACCCACTCAATTTTATAGATTTATCACATGAAGATTTTCTATTTGAATATTTCAGAGATTCCTTTAATAAAGAGTATAAAGTTTCAGAAGCAGAGGTTTTCTATTTGCCCAAAAAGTCCTTTACATTAAGAAAGGCTATGGTTATACCTTATGCAGATAGGATTTTTTATTCTGCATTAATTGAAGTCATTGGCAAACGTATGGATAACGCTCTTTCTCCATATGTTTTTTCAGCCAGATACAATAAACAAAAGCATAATGGTCTAATAATTTCCGGAGTTGAGCAATGGAAAAAAATGCAATACTTATTAAAAGACTATTCCCTTAAATATAAATATGTTATTGAAATTGATATTCTGAATTTCTATGATAACATTGATATTGAACTTTTAGGAAAGAAAATCTCAGCTGTTTGCCAAACTCACAATGAGAGGAAAGCTTCAAAAGAATTAGTAAAAGTTTTAAAAAAATTTGCAGACAATAAATCTAATGGCATTCCTCAAAACAATGACGTATCTTCTTTATTAGCGACTTTCTATTTGAATCAGGTTGATGCATATATGAGACATCATGTTCCAGCATATGTTAGATTCATGGATGATATACGAATTTTCTGTAACGATAAGTTTGAAGCAAGAAGATATTTAACATTAATTGAAAAGGAACTTAGAAGACTAAACCTTTCACTTAATGGGCAAAAAACTAAAATTATAAACCTTAACCCTAGATTAAAAAAGGAAAAGGAAGCGATAGCTGACTCATATCGTAAAGCTTTTGATTTAGATAAAAGTAAACTATCAAGATTTTCCAAATCTCGTAATGTCAGCATAATTAATGAAGCTTTTCATCTAGCAATAAAGGTTCTATTAGAAAATGTTAAAGAAAATCCTACTGGAAGTAATTCTAATGAACGAAAATTAAATCAGGCAATCACTACAATAAGACGGTGCGTTTCTAAAGGTGTTAATTTGGAGAAAGAGAATAACATTACTCAATTTATTGAAGAAGCTGGCATCTTAATGAAAGAACGCCCATGGATTACTCCCCAAGTCTGCACTATGATTGGAGTTCTTGATAAAAAATATATATCGAGAAAGTTTTGGTCTGAGGCAATTGAAATAGTATTGGACGCAAAATTTAATATTTATCCATGGCAAGGTTATCATCTTTGGTTATTGTTAGCCAAGCATAAAATAGATGATGTGAATTTGAGAAAATATGCTAGTAATTACCTTGACTCTAATGATGAAACGTCAAGACCCATAATTGCGGCTATGATGATATACATGGGTACAATTGATAGTGATTATCGACGAGTTATTCTTAGAAAATACAATGAGGGTTTTACCCATGGTAACTTTCAGGATAGAATAGCATTAATTGTTTTAAGGGCAATAGATTCCTCAGAGGTGTCATTTAATAATGACAAAATAAAGGCTATACATGAAAGTTTGAATTATTTTAAAGATAAAGATTTGGTCTATATCCCTGGTGAAAAGGATGATATTGATATTGATTTAGAGTTATTACAAATCTATTCATTATGA
- a CDS encoding ComEC/Rec2 family competence protein, translated as MQVKFLKAGKGDAILVKSKGKNMLIDGGDDTTYLLKELDEIFNNNECIDILVITHHDSDHIKGIIGFLVELKKKRFGVPKDFVKQVYFNSPRIIKGTSIPKESKYLSYQQASEIEILINFLGLKWDTILLDSSPIIQLGDVKFTCLSPTEDIVDGYANNSGAFLSADEGSDWNKSLTDLERHVVDKSLDTRMPNQSSIVLQLEYNKKRSLLTGDVTPRRLESILLKLYEENDNKLIPFDFIKLPHHGSHRNITKDIISKISCNKYVICTDGNNHFLPDKKTLLKVIKYQEVKGNKVSFLFNYSETLEKLRITDIEKRKYNIVLEPNNSTNGYSLPAI; from the coding sequence ATGCAAGTTAAATTTCTTAAAGCCGGAAAGGGGGATGCAATTCTTGTAAAAAGCAAGGGGAAAAATATGCTGATTGATGGTGGTGATGATACAACTTATCTTCTAAAAGAATTGGATGAAATCTTTAATAACAATGAGTGTATCGACATTCTTGTAATTACACATCATGACTCTGACCACATAAAAGGTATAATTGGCTTTTTAGTTGAACTCAAGAAAAAACGCTTTGGAGTGCCAAAAGATTTTGTAAAACAAGTCTACTTTAATTCTCCTCGGATTATAAAGGGTACATCAATTCCTAAAGAATCAAAATACCTTTCTTATCAACAGGCTTCGGAAATAGAAATACTTATAAACTTTTTGGGACTGAAATGGGATACTATCCTACTAGATTCTTCTCCAATAATTCAATTAGGTGATGTTAAATTTACATGTCTTTCCCCTACAGAAGATATTGTTGACGGATATGCGAATAATAGTGGAGCTTTTCTTTCTGCGGACGAAGGTTCGGATTGGAATAAAAGTTTAACTGACCTCGAAAGACATGTTGTGGATAAAAGTCTCGATACCCGAATGCCTAATCAGAGCAGTATTGTATTACAATTGGAATACAATAAAAAAAGGAGTTTATTAACTGGAGATGTAACACCCAGAAGATTAGAATCTATCTTATTAAAACTATATGAAGAAAATGATAATAAATTAATACCATTTGATTTTATTAAACTCCCTCACCATGGTAGTCATAGGAATATTACGAAAGACATTATTTCTAAAATAAGCTGTAATAAATATGTGATATGCACTGATGGAAATAATCACTTTCTTCCTGACAAAAAGACTTTGCTTAAAGTAATAAAATATCAAGAAGTTAAAGGAAATAAGGTTTCATTCTTATTTAATTATTCAGAGACATTGGAAAAGCTTCGGATAACCGACATTGAAAAAAGAAAATACAACATTGTTCTTGAACCCAATAACTCAACAAATGGATACAGTTTACCAGCAATATAA
- a CDS encoding restriction endonuclease subunit S, producing MREWKETEIGQIPINWEVGTIDNIAEVVTDGAHSSPKLFLGGRYMASVKDMTYNSFDFSECKTISELDFENLKRQGCSPKRGDILISKDGEKCLDLIFVYNQEEEIVLLSSIAIVRLKKNYNVHFYRYYLLSYVAQTIMYKWFRSGSAIPRVVLRDFKKVPVPIIGRKEQDNIASILLNIDKKISLLRQQNQDLEELAQTLFKRWFVEFEFPNENGEPYKSSGGKMVESELGEIPEGWRVGKLEDITSRITDGSHFSPSSVENGLPMASVKDMNDWNFNIDSCRKISKEDYDELVRNDCKPLKNDILIAKDGSYLKHVFVAPKDLDVVLLSSIAMLRPNGDYHPILLSIFLKLKSTIREMKNIVSGAVIERIVLKDFRKFSLIIPSIDIQMEASLQIEPLIKKCWTNIDEIQTLTQLRNTLLPKLMSGELRVKN from the coding sequence ATGAGAGAGTGGAAAGAAACAGAGATTGGACAAATTCCTATAAATTGGGAAGTAGGTACAATTGATAATATTGCAGAAGTTGTGACGGATGGTGCGCATTCTTCCCCAAAATTATTTCTAGGTGGAAGATATATGGCATCAGTCAAAGATATGACTTATAATAGTTTCGATTTTTCCGAATGTAAAACTATTAGCGAATTAGACTTTGAAAACCTTAAAAGACAAGGCTGTTCTCCTAAACGAGGTGACATATTAATTTCTAAGGACGGAGAAAAATGTTTAGACCTGATTTTTGTTTATAATCAAGAGGAAGAAATAGTTTTACTTTCTTCAATAGCTATTGTCAGGCTTAAAAAAAATTACAATGTACATTTCTACAGATATTATCTTTTATCTTATGTTGCTCAGACTATCATGTATAAATGGTTTCGCTCAGGTTCAGCAATACCTCGTGTTGTTTTAAGGGATTTTAAGAAAGTACCTGTTCCAATAATAGGGAGAAAGGAACAAGACAATATAGCATCTATTTTATTAAATATAGATAAAAAAATCTCCCTCCTTCGCCAACAAAACCAAGACTTAGAAGAACTGGCACAAACCCTTTTTAAACGTTGGTTTGTAGAGTTTGAGTTTCCTAATGAAAATGGGGAGCCTTATAAAAGCTCCGGTGGTAAAATGGTTGAGAGTGAGTTGGGTGAAATTCCGGAGGGGTGGCGAGTTGGTAAATTGGAAGATATTACATCAAGAATTACAGATGGTTCACACTTTAGCCCCAGTAGCGTAGAGAATGGTTTACCAATGGCTTCTGTTAAGGACATGAATGATTGGAACTTTAATATTGATTCATGTAGGAAAATATCTAAAGAAGATTACGATGAACTTGTCCGAAATGATTGTAAACCTCTTAAAAATGACATTCTCATTGCTAAAGATGGAAGTTATTTGAAGCATGTATTTGTTGCACCTAAAGATTTAGATGTAGTGCTGCTATCTTCAATTGCGATGTTAAGACCAAATGGAGATTATCATCCTATACTATTATCTATTTTCTTGAAACTGAAATCAACCATAAGAGAAATGAAGAATATAGTATCAGGTGCAGTTATTGAACGAATAGTATTGAAGGACTTTAGGAAATTCAGTTTAATCATACCTTCTATTGATATACAGATGGAAGCAAGTTTGCAAATTGAGCCTTTAATTAAAAAGTGCTGGACTAATATTGATGAAATTCAAACCCTTACCCAATTACGCAATACTTTATTGCCAAAGTTAATGAGTGGGGAGTTGAGAGTTAAAAATTAA
- a CDS encoding four helix bundle protein — translation MKSLMQDKSYAFAVRIVKLSKYLNENKEFVLSKQLLRSGTAVGALLREAEFAQSTADFISKQSIALKEANETIYWLDLLHDTDYLESKLFESIVADCKELVAMLISSIKKLKNKK, via the coding sequence ATGAAAAGTTTGATGCAAGATAAAAGTTATGCTTTTGCAGTTCGAATTGTGAAACTTAGTAAATATCTGAATGAAAATAAAGAGTTTGTGTTAAGTAAACAGTTATTGCGAAGTGGAACTGCTGTTGGTGCATTATTAAGAGAAGCTGAATTTGCTCAAAGCACAGCTGATTTTATAAGCAAACAAAGCATTGCATTAAAAGAAGCCAACGAAACCATCTATTGGCTCGATCTTTTACATGATACTGATTATTTGGAATCAAAACTTTTTGAAAGCATTGTGGCAGATTGTAAAGAATTGGTTGCCATGCTTATTTCAAGTATTAAAAAGCTAAAAAATAAAAAGTAA
- a CDS encoding type I restriction-modification system subunit M, producing the protein MAKKNGNGANESLEKKLWTTADKLRKNIDAAEYKHIVLGLIFLKYISDAFEEHYAKLVAGEGEYAGADPEDKDEYGAENVFFVPEKARWAYIQSQAKMPNIGKLIDDAMDLIEADNTTLKGILPKTFGRSNLDPQTLGGLIDTIGTIALGDEKAKSQDVLGRVYEYFLGQFALAEGQKGGQFYTPESIVKLLVEMLEPYKGRVYDPCCGSGGMFVQSEKFIESHQGRLDDISVYGQESNQTTYRLCRMNLAIRGIDGSNIKWNTEGSFLNNAHKDLKADYIIANPPFNVSDWSGELLRDDARWQFGVPPTGNANFAWVQHFLYHLKPDGGHAGFVLANGSLSSNTGGEGAIRQKLVENDLVECIVMLPKALFFNTGIPACLWFLRRGKKQRNGETLFIDASELGYMINRKNRVLAPEDVSKVADTYHNWLNQEGKGKKEKVKGEDDANLLPSTSNLLPYSDVKGFCKSATIEDIQKYKFILTPGRYVGIPDEEDDGIPFQEKVDTLTSKLRAQMDEAQVLDKEISEQLAKIGIKL; encoded by the coding sequence ATGGCAAAGAAGAACGGAAATGGAGCAAACGAATCGCTCGAAAAGAAGTTGTGGACTACCGCAGACAAATTGCGTAAAAATATAGATGCAGCCGAATATAAACATATTGTATTGGGCTTAATATTTTTAAAGTATATCTCCGATGCTTTTGAAGAGCATTACGCTAAGCTTGTTGCAGGAGAAGGTGAATATGCCGGAGCTGACCCCGAGGATAAAGACGAGTACGGAGCAGAAAACGTGTTCTTTGTACCGGAGAAGGCTCGTTGGGCTTATATTCAATCACAGGCTAAGATGCCTAACATCGGTAAGTTGATTGATGATGCAATGGACTTGATTGAAGCTGACAATACTACCCTTAAAGGCATACTTCCTAAAACATTTGGACGTTCAAACCTCGACCCACAAACTTTGGGAGGCTTGATTGATACTATTGGTACAATAGCCTTGGGTGATGAGAAAGCAAAATCTCAGGACGTACTAGGTCGGGTTTATGAGTATTTCTTAGGTCAGTTTGCATTGGCAGAAGGTCAAAAGGGAGGTCAATTCTACACACCAGAGAGTATTGTAAAGCTTTTGGTTGAAATGTTAGAGCCATATAAAGGACGTGTTTACGACCCATGCTGTGGTTCAGGTGGAATGTTTGTTCAATCTGAGAAGTTCATTGAAAGCCATCAGGGGCGATTGGATGATATTTCTGTTTACGGACAAGAAAGTAACCAAACCACTTACCGCCTATGTCGTATGAACTTGGCTATACGTGGTATTGATGGCTCAAATATTAAATGGAATACTGAGGGTTCATTCCTGAATAACGCACATAAAGACTTAAAAGCCGATTATATTATTGCCAATCCTCCATTTAATGTGAGTGATTGGAGTGGTGAGCTACTACGTGATGATGCACGTTGGCAATTTGGTGTACCACCAACAGGCAATGCCAACTTTGCATGGGTACAGCACTTTTTGTATCATTTAAAGCCCGATGGCGGACATGCGGGTTTTGTATTAGCTAATGGTTCATTAAGCTCAAATACAGGTGGTGAAGGTGCTATACGTCAAAAGCTAGTAGAAAACGATTTGGTAGAATGTATTGTAATGCTACCTAAAGCCCTGTTCTTTAATACAGGTATTCCTGCTTGTTTGTGGTTCTTACGCAGAGGCAAAAAGCAACGTAATGGAGAAACGCTGTTTATTGATGCTTCTGAGTTAGGCTACATGATTAACCGCAAAAACCGTGTGCTTGCCCCCGAAGATGTAAGTAAGGTTGCAGATACCTATCACAATTGGCTCAACCAAGAGGGAAAAGGTAAAAAGGAAAAAGTAAAAGGTGAAGATGACGCAAACCTTTTACCTTCTACCTCTAATCTTTTACCTTACTCGGATGTAAAAGGCTTCTGTAAATCGGCTACCATTGAAGATATACAAAAGTACAAGTTTATATTAACTCCCGGGCGTTATGTGGGTATTCCCGATGAAGAAGACGATGGCATTCCATTTCAAGAAAAAGTTGATACACTTACTTCAAAGCTTAGGGCACAGATGGATGAAGCACAGGTTTTAGACAAAGAGATTTCAGAGCAATTGGCAAAGATCGGGATAAAGCTTTGA
- a CDS encoding helix-turn-helix domain-containing protein gives MNILGKKLRELREGKGLLLRQIAADLEVDTALISKLERGERRAQREHITQLASMLKVQEDELVILWLADKIKDVVRNEPLGLEALRFVEQDITQK, from the coding sequence ATGAATATACTTGGCAAGAAATTAAGGGAATTAAGAGAGGGAAAAGGTTTGTTATTACGACAGATTGCAGCCGATTTAGAGGTGGATACTGCTTTAATTAGCAAGCTTGAACGTGGTGAACGAAGAGCACAGCGTGAACATATCACACAACTTGCATCCATGCTAAAAGTTCAAGAAGATGAATTGGTAATTTTATGGTTGGCTGATAAGATTAAAGATGTAGTGCGAAATGAGCCTTTAGGACTTGAAGCATTAAGATTTGTTGAACAAGATATTACACAAAAATAA
- a CDS encoding DUF4248 domain-containing protein: MILRRTILKQDLVKKLYPDSISIKSAMQQLRNEIDVCPALKQQIELAGNTKRHYYNKQQLLLILEHFCITLEEFETL, from the coding sequence ATGATACTACGCAGAACCATATTAAAGCAAGATTTGGTGAAAAAACTTTATCCTGATAGTATTTCCATCAAATCAGCTATGCAGCAGCTGCGAAACGAAATTGATGTTTGCCCGGCACTCAAGCAACAAATTGAACTTGCAGGAAACACCAAGCGTCACTATTACAACAAACAACAACTCCTTTTAATCCTGGAACATTTTTGTATAACACTTGAAGAATTTGAAACGCTTTGA
- a CDS encoding DUF4625 domain-containing protein codes for MKYNLINFKMMKSKLRTVVLFLAVGTMAVLTSCQNDDDIDDLKPEIDITIEDAFPAHCSDTIYFGEPFILKVRFTDNEELGSFSLDIHHNFDHHSHSTEFMECELDPEKNPVNPYTIIEEYDIPEGLEEYVTDFPITIPSSDASGLFDEGDYHFHISLTDKNGWSTQVGIGIKMAHR; via the coding sequence ATGAAGTATAATCTAATAAATTTTAAAATGATGAAATCAAAACTAAGAACAGTTGTATTATTCTTAGCCGTAGGAACTATGGCAGTATTAACATCATGCCAAAATGACGATGATATAGATGACTTAAAGCCTGAAATAGACATAACTATTGAGGATGCTTTTCCCGCACATTGCAGTGATACAATCTATTTTGGAGAACCCTTTATATTAAAGGTGAGGTTTACTGATAATGAAGAATTAGGTTCTTTTAGTCTTGATATTCACCATAATTTCGACCACCACTCTCACAGTACCGAGTTTATGGAATGCGAGCTTGACCCTGAAAAAAATCCAGTAAACCCCTATACCATCATAGAAGAATATGATATACCCGAAGGATTAGAAGAATATGTTACTGATTTTCCCATTACCATTCCTTCTTCAGATGCCTCTGGTCTATTTGACGAAGGGGATTACCATTTTCACATTAGTTTAACCGATAAAAATGGGTGGTCAACACAAGTTGGGATAGGGATAAAAATGGCACATAGATAA
- a CDS encoding ABC transporter permease, with translation MTILSLSLAQLKSRPFNSALSICMFALGMGIISLLLHFEQYTQNQISGNLAGIDLVVGAKGSPLQLMMSSVLHADNPTGNISLDEAKKITKNPLVKQTIPIALGDNYKGFRIVGTSKEYVTLFQGKLQTGEWNKHTMEVLIGSSVANNTGLKIGDKFAGVHGFMEEGHHHDEHKYVVSGILKPTGKVADRLIITNVESVWKVHEDNHHECEHNDDDCEHVHEHDHTNHAMENILHKVEHHEELSEHEIEQYHKHKGGIEIDKESTSKEITALLVFYRNPMAAITLPRMINQNTTMQAASPAIELNRLMALLGFGFDALRILAWVVILFSGINIMIHLLNKLNQEINEIALLRSLGVGKFKILLLLFAQSIVLAVSGWLTSMLIVRVAILIINSTSSDLLISMPLHFIGKEAIILAYALGVGIASAIIPAIRAYRTDIHFLLNKI, from the coding sequence ATGACTATTCTAAGTTTATCCCTAGCTCAATTAAAGTCAAGGCCATTTAATTCAGCGCTTAGCATTTGTATGTTCGCTTTAGGAATGGGTATTATCTCGCTTTTATTGCATTTTGAACAATATACACAAAACCAAATAAGCGGTAATTTGGCTGGCATTGATTTGGTCGTTGGTGCTAAAGGCAGCCCCTTGCAACTCATGATGTCTTCGGTATTACATGCTGATAATCCAACCGGAAATATATCATTAGATGAGGCTAAAAAAATCACAAAAAATCCGCTAGTTAAACAAACAATACCCATTGCATTGGGCGATAATTATAAAGGATTCCGCATTGTTGGAACATCAAAAGAATATGTTACTTTATTTCAAGGCAAACTCCAAACTGGGGAATGGAATAAGCACACTATGGAAGTGTTGATAGGAAGTAGTGTTGCCAACAATACAGGACTAAAAATTGGTGATAAATTTGCCGGTGTTCACGGTTTTATGGAAGAGGGACACCACCATGATGAGCATAAATATGTGGTGTCAGGAATTTTAAAACCAACTGGCAAGGTGGCTGACAGGCTTATAATCACAAATGTAGAAAGTGTTTGGAAAGTTCATGAAGATAATCATCACGAGTGTGAACATAATGATGACGATTGTGAACACGTGCATGAACACGACCATACGAATCATGCCATGGAAAATATTCTTCATAAAGTTGAGCACCATGAAGAATTATCAGAACATGAAATAGAACAATACCATAAGCATAAAGGAGGTATTGAAATTGATAAAGAAAGTACAAGCAAAGAAATTACAGCTTTACTGGTGTTTTATAGAAACCCAATGGCTGCCATTACTTTGCCTCGCATGATAAACCAAAATACAACAATGCAAGCAGCCTCTCCTGCCATTGAGTTAAATCGATTAATGGCTTTATTGGGGTTTGGTTTTGATGCGCTACGTATCCTTGCATGGGTTGTTATATTATTCTCAGGCATTAATATTATGATTCATTTATTGAACAAGTTAAATCAGGAAATAAATGAAATTGCCCTGCTACGTTCTTTAGGGGTCGGGAAGTTCAAAATCCTACTTTTACTCTTTGCCCAAAGTATCGTTTTAGCGGTTTCGGGTTGGCTTACTAGTATGTTAATAGTTAGGGTAGCTATCCTAATTATTAATTCCACCTCAAGTGATTTATTGATATCAATGCCACTCCATTTTATTGGAAAAGAAGCCATAATACTTGCTTATGCCTTGGGAGTAGGCATAGCCAGTGCCATAATTCCAGCTATTCGTGCATACAGAACAGACATTCATTTTCTTCTAAATAAAATATGA
- a CDS encoding ABC transporter ATP-binding protein produces MIEAKNLQYHYSEKHKLSFSNIFIKEKEQCLLKGISGSGKTTLIHLLSGILTPDQGTISINNVLLNNLNQFGLDKFRANNIGLIFQKHLFVQSLTMLQNVGLPKSFSGKSSDKNRIFQLMNDLGITPLADKKPFELSQGELQRFSVARALVNKPKVVIADEPTSSLDDKNCERFIELIKKNCDQHGATLLIATHDARIESHFNQIIRLN; encoded by the coding sequence ATGATTGAAGCAAAAAACTTACAATATCACTATAGTGAAAAGCATAAACTATCATTCTCCAATATTTTCATAAAAGAGAAAGAACAATGCTTGTTAAAAGGCATATCAGGAAGCGGTAAAACCACTTTAATCCATTTACTAAGCGGAATACTAACGCCCGATCAAGGAACTATTTCAATCAATAATGTATTGCTCAATAACCTTAACCAATTTGGTTTAGATAAGTTCCGGGCTAATAACATTGGTTTGATATTTCAAAAGCATCTGTTTGTGCAATCCTTAACGATGCTTCAGAATGTAGGCTTACCCAAAAGCTTTTCAGGCAAAAGCAGCGATAAAAATCGAATTTTTCAACTAATGAATGACCTTGGAATTACCCCATTGGCAGATAAAAAACCATTCGAACTCAGTCAAGGGGAATTACAGCGTTTCTCGGTTGCAAGGGCTTTGGTTAATAAACCAAAAGTTGTTATTGCCGACGAGCCTACTTCGAGCCTTGACGATAAGAATTGCGAGCGATTTATTGAACTTATTAAAAAGAATTGCGACCAGCACGGAGCAACCTTACTAATAGCAACTCATGATGCCCGCATAGAATCACATTTTAATCAGATAATCCGTTTAAACTAA
- a CDS encoding MerC domain-containing protein, producing MINLSNSKYLSSDNIGMASSTLCLVHCILTPFIFIAQACAASCCAEAPAWWRAIDLIFLIISFTAVYFSAKSSSKAWIKVSLYITFIVFFILMANEHTHTLPITRYPMYIAAGILAGLHFYNRRFSACPNNCCPN from the coding sequence ATGATAAACTTATCAAATAGCAAATATTTATCTTCAGATAATATAGGAATGGCCAGTTCAACACTTTGCCTGGTTCATTGTATTCTCACGCCATTTATTTTTATTGCCCAAGCTTGTGCAGCCAGTTGCTGTGCCGAAGCGCCTGCTTGGTGGAGGGCTATCGACCTTATATTTCTGATTATCTCTTTCACAGCAGTATATTTCTCGGCAAAGTCAAGTTCAAAAGCATGGATAAAGGTGTCTTTATACATCACATTCATTGTGTTTTTTATTTTAATGGCCAATGAACACACCCATACTTTACCCATAACAAGGTACCCCATGTATATAGCTGCCGGAATATTGGCTGGCTTGCATTTTTATAATCGAAGGTTTTCAGCATGTCCGAACAACTGCTGTCCCAATTAA